From the Neomonachus schauinslandi unplaced genomic scaffold, ASM220157v2 HiC_scaffold_863, whole genome shotgun sequence genome, one window contains:
- the LOC123323786 gene encoding ankyrin repeat domain-containing protein 26-like yields MENKVNGLQKELSETKELKLQLEHQKVKWEQELSDLRFSVKQEKEKRRNADKLYEKMREQFREKEEQYNKEVEMKQQLELRLATVGAELRTVRNNLDQVNL; encoded by the exons atggaaaataaggtTAATGGACTACAAAAGGAGctatcagaaacaaaagagttgAAATTGCAGTTGGAGCATCAAAAAGTGAAATGGGAACAAGAACTTAGCGATTTGAG ATTTAGcgtcaaacaagaaaaagaaaaaagaagaaatgctgataaattatatgaaaaaatgagGGAgcaattcagagaaaaagaagagcagtatAATAAAGAAGTTGAAATGAAACAACAACTTGAACTTCGTCTTGCAACAGTAGGTGCGGAATtgaggactgtgagaaataatttggATCAGGTAAATCTTTGA